In Cyprinus carpio isolate SPL01 chromosome A1, ASM1834038v1, whole genome shotgun sequence, the following proteins share a genomic window:
- the LOC109113423 gene encoding protocadherin-18-like isoform X4, whose product MDTSKGTVFYATLLKLAVLVILARHVSAQTLKYQVYEEQKVGTVIARLRDDVADVLSKLPSSIPLRFRAMQRGSASLLSVRDQDGEISIRTKIDREKLCEKNLNCTIEFDVLTLPTEHLQLFHIEVEILDINDNAPQFARPVIPIEISETAAVGTRIPLDSATDPDVGDNSLNTYSLTPSDFFMIDILTRTDGAKYAELVVLKELDREVRASYELQLTASDRGVPPKFGTTLLKIIIADSNDNNPVFEKPSYVINLLENSPLGSLLIDLNATDPDEGTNGKIVYSFSSHVSPKIVETFKINSDNGHLTLVRKVDFESTNSYDIDVQAQDMGPNSMPAHCKVIIKVVDVNDNKPDISINLMSTGNEEIAYISESAPVDTFVALVRVDDLDSGLNGEVECRLHGQGHFRLQKKYENNYMILTNVTLDREKRSEFSLTVIAEDKGSPSLSTIKHFTVQVQDENDNAPKFEKSRYEISNAENNSPGAYLSSVRASDPDLGPNGQVSYSILECTVHGSSISTYVTIDPSNGDIYALRTFDREDVSQISFLVQAQDSGNPPLRNNVTVVLTVLDENDNRPVITMPQLWNHTADVPVSKYAEVGDVLTIVHAIDYDAGANGDLSCFVVGGNEAGYFTMDAKTCEIQTNVSMQDIPQDHVELTILVQDHGAQPLSARALLRLSLYENIENHMNPHLTGGGSGDGPLDVSMIIIISLGAICAILLLIMVAFALRCSREKKETRSYNCRVAESTYQQHPKKPSRQIYKGDITLVPTVNGTLPIRAHHHSPTSSPGPERAHMGSRQSQHSRQSLNSLVTISSNHIPENFALELTHATPPVEGQYQPRPSFRGNKYSRSYRYALQDMDKFSLKDSGRGDSDAGDSDCEMGRDSPIDRLLGDGFGDLFHSDGHQRLHPVMRLCTEECRVLGHSDQCWMPSQASSDYRANMYIPGEESRPQVLEEDQQSVDSAKKIFSTFGKDNDEECGSSLLSEMNNVFQRLLPASYAEVSELEGCGGLPTSSIGMEIRKGFLPGKASSTGPAYPQGVAVWAANTHFQNPGGAVMSGHGSTNHAASQAHLKWLPAMEEIPENYEEDDIESVLSQRQGKRNDTRHEVVDASELVAEINKLLQDVRQS is encoded by the exons ATGGATACCAGCAAGGGCACAGTGTTCTATGCCACTTTACTCAAACTTGCTGTGCTCGTGATATTGGCACGGCACGTCTCGGCGCAAACTCTGAAATACCAAGTTTACGAAGAGCAGAAGGTGGGTACAGTTATCGCCAGACTTCGAGACGATGTTGCTGATGTTTTGTCCAAACTTCCGAGCTCGATTCCGTTACGCTTTAGAGCCATGCAGCGCGGCAGCGCGTCTCTTCTCTCCGTGCGCGACCAGGATGGAGAGATCAGCATCAGGACCAAAATAGACCGCGAGAAACTGTGCGAGAAGAATCTCAACTGCACTATCGAATTTGACGTCCTTACCCTCCCCACGGAGCACCTACAGCTGTTCCACATCGAAGTGGAAATTCTGGACATTAACGACAATGCGCCACAGTTCGCGCGCCCCGTCATTCCCATAGAGATCTCCGAAACCGCCGCTGTGGGGACGCGCATTCCCCTTGACAGCGCCACCGATCCAGACGTCGGGGATAACTCTCTGAACACATACTCTCTGACCCCGTCTGACTTTTTTATGATTGATATTCTAACCAGAACCGATGGCGCCAAGTACGCGGAGCTCGTTGTGCTTAAAGAGCTGGATAGAGAGGTACGAGCGAGCTATGAACTCCAGCTTACCGCCTCAGACAGGGGCGTTCCCCCAAAATTTGGAACAACGCTCCTGAAAATCATCATAGCTGACTCGAACGACAACAATCCGGTGTTTGAGAAGCCATCTTATGTGATCAACTTGCTTGAAAATTCTCCTTTAGGCAGTTTGCTTATTGATCTGAATGCCACTGACCCAGATGAAGGGACCAATGGGAAAATCGTATATTCTTTTAGCAGTCACGTGTCACCTAAAATTGTAGAGACTTTTAAGATTAATTCTGATAATGGTCATTTGACACTGGTGAGGAAAGTTGACTTTGAAAGCACAAATTCGTATGACATAGATGTTCAAGCTCAAGACATGGGTCCCAATTCAATGCCAGCACATTGTAAAGTCATAATAAAAGTGGTGGACGTGAATGACAACAAGCCTGACATTAGTATCAATTTGATGTCCACTGGGAATGAGGAGATAGCTTATATATCAGAGTCAGCTCCAGTAGATACATTTGTTGCTCTGGTGAGGGTGGATGACCTGGACTCTGGGTTGAATGGAGAGGTGGAGTGCCGTCTCCACGGCCAGggtcatttcaggctgcaaaagAAATATGAGAATAACTACATGATCCTTACAAATGTCACTCTGGATCGAGAGAAGAGGTCCGAGTTCAGCTTGACTGTAATAGCTGAAGATAAAGGCTCTCCAAGTCTGTCTACCATCAAACACTTCACTGTGCAGGTCCAGGATGAGAATGACAACGCGCCAAAGTTTGAGAAGAGCAGGTATGAGATTTCCAACGCAGAGAACAACTCACCAGGAGCTTATCTGTCATCTGTGAGGGCCTCAGATCCAGACCTGGGCCCGAATGGTCAAGTGAGCTACTCTATACTTGAATGTACAGTCCATGGAAGCTCCATCTCCACTTATGTCACCATTGACCCCTCTAATGGAGACATTTATGCACTACGTACTTTTGATCGCGAAGATGTGAGTCAGATCTCGTTCTTAGTCCAGGCCCAGGATTCTGGAAATCCTCCACTGCGTAATAATGTGACAGTTGTGTTGACCGTATTGGATGAGAATGACAACAGACCCGTCATCACGATGCCTCAGCTGTGGAACCACACGGCTGATGTTCCAGTATCCAAATATGCAGAGGTCGGTGACGTGTTAACTATTGTCCACGCAATAGACTATGATGCCGGTGCCAATGGTGACCTTTCGTGTTTTGTAGTAGGGGGCAACGAGGCAGGTTACTTCACTATGGATGCTAAAACATGTGAAATTCAGACCAACGTCAGCATGCAGGACATTCCACAGGATCACGTGGAGCTGACCATCCTGGTGCAGGACCATGGTGCTCAACCCCTCAGCGCTAGAGCCCTACTGAGACTTTCGCTTTATGAAAACATTGAGAACCACATGAACCCCCATCTGACAGGTGGAGGAAGTGGAGATGGCCCTCTAGATGTGTCCATGATCATCATCATCTCCCTTGGTGCGATCTGCGCCATTCTGCTTCTCATCATGGTGGCCTTTGCCCTTCGCTGCTCACGTGAAAAGAAGGAAACTCGCTCATACAACTGCAGGGTGGCTGAGTCTACTTACCAACAGCACCCTAAAAAGCCCTCACGGCAGATCTACAAGGGTGACATCACCCTGGTGCCCACTGTCAACGGGACCCTCCCAATCCGGGCACACCATCACTCACCAACCTCCTCGCCCGGACCTGAACGGGCCCACATGGGCAGCCGGCAGAGCCAACACAGCCGCCAATCACTGAACAGCTTGGTCACTATTTCCTCCAATCACATCCCTGAGAACTTCGCCCTGGAACTTACACATGCCACGCCCCCTGTGGAG GGTCAGTATCAGCCGCGGCCCAGCTTCAGAGGGAACAAATACTCTCGCAGCTACAG gTACGCCCTCCAGGACATGGATAAATTCAGTCTGAAAGATAGTGGGCGTGGCGACAGTGATGCGGGCGACAGCGACTGCGAGATGGGCCGTGATTCGCCCATCGACCGGTTGCTAGGCGACGGCTTCGGAGACCTCTTTCACAGCGACGGACACCAGCGTCTCCACCCAG TCATGAGATTGTGTACGGAGGAGTGCCGTGTGTTGGGTCACTCTGACCAGTGCTGGATGCCATCTCAGGCGTCTTCGGATTACCGTGCGAACATGTACATCCCTGGAGAAGAGAGCAGGCCTCAGGTCCTCGAAGAGGACCAGCAGTCAGTCGACTCAGCTAAGAAGATCTTTTCTACCTTTGGAAAGGACAATGACGAGGAATGCGGCAGTTCGCTGCTGTCAGAAATGAACAACGTCTTCCAGCGTCTCCTGCCAGCTTCCTACGCTGAGGTCAGCGAGCTTGAAGGATGCGGCGGGTTGCCCACTTCCTCCATCGGCATGGAGATCAGAAAGGGCTTCCTGCCGGGTAAGGCATCGTCTACAGGCCCCGCCTACCCacagggtgttgctgtgtgggCAGCCAACACTCACTTTCAGAATCCTGGAGGTGCCGTGATGAGCGGACATGGCTCGACCAATCACGCGGCGTCGCAGGCGCATTTAAAATGGCTGCCTGCGATGGAGGAGATCCCAGAGAACTATGAAGAGGATGACATAGAGAGTGTGCTCAGCCAGCGGCAGGGAAAACGCAATGACACGAGACACGAAGTTGTCGACGCTAGCGAACTGGTTGCCGAAATTAACAAATTGCTTCAGGATGTACGCCAGAGCTAA
- the LOC109113423 gene encoding protocadherin-18-like isoform X2 yields the protein MDTSKGTVFYATLLKLAVLVILARHVSAQTLKYQVYEEQKVGTVIARLRDDVADVLSKLPSSIPLRFRAMQRGSASLLSVRDQDGEISIRTKIDREKLCEKNLNCTIEFDVLTLPTEHLQLFHIEVEILDINDNAPQFARPVIPIEISETAAVGTRIPLDSATDPDVGDNSLNTYSLTPSDFFMIDILTRTDGAKYAELVVLKELDREVRASYELQLTASDRGVPPKFGTTLLKIIIADSNDNNPVFEKPSYVINLLENSPLGSLLIDLNATDPDEGTNGKIVYSFSSHVSPKIVETFKINSDNGHLTLVRKVDFESTNSYDIDVQAQDMGPNSMPAHCKVIIKVVDVNDNKPDISINLMSTGNEEIAYISESAPVDTFVALVRVDDLDSGLNGEVECRLHGQGHFRLQKKYENNYMILTNVTLDREKRSEFSLTVIAEDKGSPSLSTIKHFTVQVQDENDNAPKFEKSRYEISNAENNSPGAYLSSVRASDPDLGPNGQVSYSILECTVHGSSISTYVTIDPSNGDIYALRTFDREDVSQISFLVQAQDSGNPPLRNNVTVVLTVLDENDNRPVITMPQLWNHTADVPVSKYAEVGDVLTIVHAIDYDAGANGDLSCFVVGGNEAGYFTMDAKTCEIQTNVSMQDIPQDHVELTILVQDHGAQPLSARALLRLSLYENIENHMNPHLTGGGSGDGPLDVSMIIIISLGAICAILLLIMVAFALRCSREKKETRSYNCRVAESTYQQHPKKPSRQIYKGDITLVPTVNGTLPIRAHHHSPTSSPGPERAHMGSRQSQHSRQSLNSLVTISSNHIPENFALELTHATPPVEQVSQLLSILHQGQYQPRPSFRGNKYSRSYRYALQDMDKFSLKDSGRGDSDAGDSDCEMGRDSPIDRLLGDGFGDLFHSDGHQRLHPVMRLCTEECRVLGHSDQCWMPSQASSDYRANMYIPGEESRPQVLEEDQQSVDSAKKIFSTFGKDNDEECGSSLLSEMNNVFQRLLPASYAEVSELEGCGGLPTSSIGMEIRKGFLPGKASSTGPAYPQGVAVWAANTHFQNPGGAVMSGHGSTNHAASQAHLKWLPAMEEIPENYEEDDIESVLSQRQGKRNDTRHEVVDASELVAEINKLLQDVRQS from the exons ATGGATACCAGCAAGGGCACAGTGTTCTATGCCACTTTACTCAAACTTGCTGTGCTCGTGATATTGGCACGGCACGTCTCGGCGCAAACTCTGAAATACCAAGTTTACGAAGAGCAGAAGGTGGGTACAGTTATCGCCAGACTTCGAGACGATGTTGCTGATGTTTTGTCCAAACTTCCGAGCTCGATTCCGTTACGCTTTAGAGCCATGCAGCGCGGCAGCGCGTCTCTTCTCTCCGTGCGCGACCAGGATGGAGAGATCAGCATCAGGACCAAAATAGACCGCGAGAAACTGTGCGAGAAGAATCTCAACTGCACTATCGAATTTGACGTCCTTACCCTCCCCACGGAGCACCTACAGCTGTTCCACATCGAAGTGGAAATTCTGGACATTAACGACAATGCGCCACAGTTCGCGCGCCCCGTCATTCCCATAGAGATCTCCGAAACCGCCGCTGTGGGGACGCGCATTCCCCTTGACAGCGCCACCGATCCAGACGTCGGGGATAACTCTCTGAACACATACTCTCTGACCCCGTCTGACTTTTTTATGATTGATATTCTAACCAGAACCGATGGCGCCAAGTACGCGGAGCTCGTTGTGCTTAAAGAGCTGGATAGAGAGGTACGAGCGAGCTATGAACTCCAGCTTACCGCCTCAGACAGGGGCGTTCCCCCAAAATTTGGAACAACGCTCCTGAAAATCATCATAGCTGACTCGAACGACAACAATCCGGTGTTTGAGAAGCCATCTTATGTGATCAACTTGCTTGAAAATTCTCCTTTAGGCAGTTTGCTTATTGATCTGAATGCCACTGACCCAGATGAAGGGACCAATGGGAAAATCGTATATTCTTTTAGCAGTCACGTGTCACCTAAAATTGTAGAGACTTTTAAGATTAATTCTGATAATGGTCATTTGACACTGGTGAGGAAAGTTGACTTTGAAAGCACAAATTCGTATGACATAGATGTTCAAGCTCAAGACATGGGTCCCAATTCAATGCCAGCACATTGTAAAGTCATAATAAAAGTGGTGGACGTGAATGACAACAAGCCTGACATTAGTATCAATTTGATGTCCACTGGGAATGAGGAGATAGCTTATATATCAGAGTCAGCTCCAGTAGATACATTTGTTGCTCTGGTGAGGGTGGATGACCTGGACTCTGGGTTGAATGGAGAGGTGGAGTGCCGTCTCCACGGCCAGggtcatttcaggctgcaaaagAAATATGAGAATAACTACATGATCCTTACAAATGTCACTCTGGATCGAGAGAAGAGGTCCGAGTTCAGCTTGACTGTAATAGCTGAAGATAAAGGCTCTCCAAGTCTGTCTACCATCAAACACTTCACTGTGCAGGTCCAGGATGAGAATGACAACGCGCCAAAGTTTGAGAAGAGCAGGTATGAGATTTCCAACGCAGAGAACAACTCACCAGGAGCTTATCTGTCATCTGTGAGGGCCTCAGATCCAGACCTGGGCCCGAATGGTCAAGTGAGCTACTCTATACTTGAATGTACAGTCCATGGAAGCTCCATCTCCACTTATGTCACCATTGACCCCTCTAATGGAGACATTTATGCACTACGTACTTTTGATCGCGAAGATGTGAGTCAGATCTCGTTCTTAGTCCAGGCCCAGGATTCTGGAAATCCTCCACTGCGTAATAATGTGACAGTTGTGTTGACCGTATTGGATGAGAATGACAACAGACCCGTCATCACGATGCCTCAGCTGTGGAACCACACGGCTGATGTTCCAGTATCCAAATATGCAGAGGTCGGTGACGTGTTAACTATTGTCCACGCAATAGACTATGATGCCGGTGCCAATGGTGACCTTTCGTGTTTTGTAGTAGGGGGCAACGAGGCAGGTTACTTCACTATGGATGCTAAAACATGTGAAATTCAGACCAACGTCAGCATGCAGGACATTCCACAGGATCACGTGGAGCTGACCATCCTGGTGCAGGACCATGGTGCTCAACCCCTCAGCGCTAGAGCCCTACTGAGACTTTCGCTTTATGAAAACATTGAGAACCACATGAACCCCCATCTGACAGGTGGAGGAAGTGGAGATGGCCCTCTAGATGTGTCCATGATCATCATCATCTCCCTTGGTGCGATCTGCGCCATTCTGCTTCTCATCATGGTGGCCTTTGCCCTTCGCTGCTCACGTGAAAAGAAGGAAACTCGCTCATACAACTGCAGGGTGGCTGAGTCTACTTACCAACAGCACCCTAAAAAGCCCTCACGGCAGATCTACAAGGGTGACATCACCCTGGTGCCCACTGTCAACGGGACCCTCCCAATCCGGGCACACCATCACTCACCAACCTCCTCGCCCGGACCTGAACGGGCCCACATGGGCAGCCGGCAGAGCCAACACAGCCGCCAATCACTGAACAGCTTGGTCACTATTTCCTCCAATCACATCCCTGAGAACTTCGCCCTGGAACTTACACATGCCACGCCCCCTGTGGAG CAAGTCTCACAGCTCCTCTCAATACTCCATCAGGGTCAGTATCAGCCGCGGCCCAGCTTCAGAGGGAACAAATACTCTCGCAGCTACAG gTACGCCCTCCAGGACATGGATAAATTCAGTCTGAAAGATAGTGGGCGTGGCGACAGTGATGCGGGCGACAGCGACTGCGAGATGGGCCGTGATTCGCCCATCGACCGGTTGCTAGGCGACGGCTTCGGAGACCTCTTTCACAGCGACGGACACCAGCGTCTCCACCCAG TCATGAGATTGTGTACGGAGGAGTGCCGTGTGTTGGGTCACTCTGACCAGTGCTGGATGCCATCTCAGGCGTCTTCGGATTACCGTGCGAACATGTACATCCCTGGAGAAGAGAGCAGGCCTCAGGTCCTCGAAGAGGACCAGCAGTCAGTCGACTCAGCTAAGAAGATCTTTTCTACCTTTGGAAAGGACAATGACGAGGAATGCGGCAGTTCGCTGCTGTCAGAAATGAACAACGTCTTCCAGCGTCTCCTGCCAGCTTCCTACGCTGAGGTCAGCGAGCTTGAAGGATGCGGCGGGTTGCCCACTTCCTCCATCGGCATGGAGATCAGAAAGGGCTTCCTGCCGGGTAAGGCATCGTCTACAGGCCCCGCCTACCCacagggtgttgctgtgtgggCAGCCAACACTCACTTTCAGAATCCTGGAGGTGCCGTGATGAGCGGACATGGCTCGACCAATCACGCGGCGTCGCAGGCGCATTTAAAATGGCTGCCTGCGATGGAGGAGATCCCAGAGAACTATGAAGAGGATGACATAGAGAGTGTGCTCAGCCAGCGGCAGGGAAAACGCAATGACACGAGACACGAAGTTGTCGACGCTAGCGAACTGGTTGCCGAAATTAACAAATTGCTTCAGGATGTACGCCAGAGCTAA
- the LOC109113423 gene encoding protocadherin-18-like isoform X1 has product MDTSKGTVFYATLLKLAVLVILARHVSAQTLKYQVYEEQKVGTVIARLRDDVADVLSKLPSSIPLRFRAMQRGSASLLSVRDQDGEISIRTKIDREKLCEKNLNCTIEFDVLTLPTEHLQLFHIEVEILDINDNAPQFARPVIPIEISETAAVGTRIPLDSATDPDVGDNSLNTYSLTPSDFFMIDILTRTDGAKYAELVVLKELDREVRASYELQLTASDRGVPPKFGTTLLKIIIADSNDNNPVFEKPSYVINLLENSPLGSLLIDLNATDPDEGTNGKIVYSFSSHVSPKIVETFKINSDNGHLTLVRKVDFESTNSYDIDVQAQDMGPNSMPAHCKVIIKVVDVNDNKPDISINLMSTGNEEIAYISESAPVDTFVALVRVDDLDSGLNGEVECRLHGQGHFRLQKKYENNYMILTNVTLDREKRSEFSLTVIAEDKGSPSLSTIKHFTVQVQDENDNAPKFEKSRYEISNAENNSPGAYLSSVRASDPDLGPNGQVSYSILECTVHGSSISTYVTIDPSNGDIYALRTFDREDVSQISFLVQAQDSGNPPLRNNVTVVLTVLDENDNRPVITMPQLWNHTADVPVSKYAEVGDVLTIVHAIDYDAGANGDLSCFVVGGNEAGYFTMDAKTCEIQTNVSMQDIPQDHVELTILVQDHGAQPLSARALLRLSLYENIENHMNPHLTGGGSGDGPLDVSMIIIISLGAICAILLLIMVAFALRCSREKKETRSYNCRVAESTYQQHPKKPSRQIYKGDITLVPTVNGTLPIRAHHHSPTSSPGPERAHMGSRQSQHSRQSLNSLVTISSNHIPENFALELTHATPPVEQVSQLLSILHQGQYQPRPSFRGNKYSRSYRYALQDMDKFSLKDSGRGDSDAGDSDCEMGRDSPIDRLLGDGFGDLFHSDGHQRLHPAVMRLCTEECRVLGHSDQCWMPSQASSDYRANMYIPGEESRPQVLEEDQQSVDSAKKIFSTFGKDNDEECGSSLLSEMNNVFQRLLPASYAEVSELEGCGGLPTSSIGMEIRKGFLPGKASSTGPAYPQGVAVWAANTHFQNPGGAVMSGHGSTNHAASQAHLKWLPAMEEIPENYEEDDIESVLSQRQGKRNDTRHEVVDASELVAEINKLLQDVRQS; this is encoded by the exons ATGGATACCAGCAAGGGCACAGTGTTCTATGCCACTTTACTCAAACTTGCTGTGCTCGTGATATTGGCACGGCACGTCTCGGCGCAAACTCTGAAATACCAAGTTTACGAAGAGCAGAAGGTGGGTACAGTTATCGCCAGACTTCGAGACGATGTTGCTGATGTTTTGTCCAAACTTCCGAGCTCGATTCCGTTACGCTTTAGAGCCATGCAGCGCGGCAGCGCGTCTCTTCTCTCCGTGCGCGACCAGGATGGAGAGATCAGCATCAGGACCAAAATAGACCGCGAGAAACTGTGCGAGAAGAATCTCAACTGCACTATCGAATTTGACGTCCTTACCCTCCCCACGGAGCACCTACAGCTGTTCCACATCGAAGTGGAAATTCTGGACATTAACGACAATGCGCCACAGTTCGCGCGCCCCGTCATTCCCATAGAGATCTCCGAAACCGCCGCTGTGGGGACGCGCATTCCCCTTGACAGCGCCACCGATCCAGACGTCGGGGATAACTCTCTGAACACATACTCTCTGACCCCGTCTGACTTTTTTATGATTGATATTCTAACCAGAACCGATGGCGCCAAGTACGCGGAGCTCGTTGTGCTTAAAGAGCTGGATAGAGAGGTACGAGCGAGCTATGAACTCCAGCTTACCGCCTCAGACAGGGGCGTTCCCCCAAAATTTGGAACAACGCTCCTGAAAATCATCATAGCTGACTCGAACGACAACAATCCGGTGTTTGAGAAGCCATCTTATGTGATCAACTTGCTTGAAAATTCTCCTTTAGGCAGTTTGCTTATTGATCTGAATGCCACTGACCCAGATGAAGGGACCAATGGGAAAATCGTATATTCTTTTAGCAGTCACGTGTCACCTAAAATTGTAGAGACTTTTAAGATTAATTCTGATAATGGTCATTTGACACTGGTGAGGAAAGTTGACTTTGAAAGCACAAATTCGTATGACATAGATGTTCAAGCTCAAGACATGGGTCCCAATTCAATGCCAGCACATTGTAAAGTCATAATAAAAGTGGTGGACGTGAATGACAACAAGCCTGACATTAGTATCAATTTGATGTCCACTGGGAATGAGGAGATAGCTTATATATCAGAGTCAGCTCCAGTAGATACATTTGTTGCTCTGGTGAGGGTGGATGACCTGGACTCTGGGTTGAATGGAGAGGTGGAGTGCCGTCTCCACGGCCAGggtcatttcaggctgcaaaagAAATATGAGAATAACTACATGATCCTTACAAATGTCACTCTGGATCGAGAGAAGAGGTCCGAGTTCAGCTTGACTGTAATAGCTGAAGATAAAGGCTCTCCAAGTCTGTCTACCATCAAACACTTCACTGTGCAGGTCCAGGATGAGAATGACAACGCGCCAAAGTTTGAGAAGAGCAGGTATGAGATTTCCAACGCAGAGAACAACTCACCAGGAGCTTATCTGTCATCTGTGAGGGCCTCAGATCCAGACCTGGGCCCGAATGGTCAAGTGAGCTACTCTATACTTGAATGTACAGTCCATGGAAGCTCCATCTCCACTTATGTCACCATTGACCCCTCTAATGGAGACATTTATGCACTACGTACTTTTGATCGCGAAGATGTGAGTCAGATCTCGTTCTTAGTCCAGGCCCAGGATTCTGGAAATCCTCCACTGCGTAATAATGTGACAGTTGTGTTGACCGTATTGGATGAGAATGACAACAGACCCGTCATCACGATGCCTCAGCTGTGGAACCACACGGCTGATGTTCCAGTATCCAAATATGCAGAGGTCGGTGACGTGTTAACTATTGTCCACGCAATAGACTATGATGCCGGTGCCAATGGTGACCTTTCGTGTTTTGTAGTAGGGGGCAACGAGGCAGGTTACTTCACTATGGATGCTAAAACATGTGAAATTCAGACCAACGTCAGCATGCAGGACATTCCACAGGATCACGTGGAGCTGACCATCCTGGTGCAGGACCATGGTGCTCAACCCCTCAGCGCTAGAGCCCTACTGAGACTTTCGCTTTATGAAAACATTGAGAACCACATGAACCCCCATCTGACAGGTGGAGGAAGTGGAGATGGCCCTCTAGATGTGTCCATGATCATCATCATCTCCCTTGGTGCGATCTGCGCCATTCTGCTTCTCATCATGGTGGCCTTTGCCCTTCGCTGCTCACGTGAAAAGAAGGAAACTCGCTCATACAACTGCAGGGTGGCTGAGTCTACTTACCAACAGCACCCTAAAAAGCCCTCACGGCAGATCTACAAGGGTGACATCACCCTGGTGCCCACTGTCAACGGGACCCTCCCAATCCGGGCACACCATCACTCACCAACCTCCTCGCCCGGACCTGAACGGGCCCACATGGGCAGCCGGCAGAGCCAACACAGCCGCCAATCACTGAACAGCTTGGTCACTATTTCCTCCAATCACATCCCTGAGAACTTCGCCCTGGAACTTACACATGCCACGCCCCCTGTGGAG CAAGTCTCACAGCTCCTCTCAATACTCCATCAGGGTCAGTATCAGCCGCGGCCCAGCTTCAGAGGGAACAAATACTCTCGCAGCTACAG gTACGCCCTCCAGGACATGGATAAATTCAGTCTGAAAGATAGTGGGCGTGGCGACAGTGATGCGGGCGACAGCGACTGCGAGATGGGCCGTGATTCGCCCATCGACCGGTTGCTAGGCGACGGCTTCGGAGACCTCTTTCACAGCGACGGACACCAGCGTCTCCACCCAG CAGTCATGAGATTGTGTACGGAGGAGTGCCGTGTGTTGGGTCACTCTGACCAGTGCTGGATGCCATCTCAGGCGTCTTCGGATTACCGTGCGAACATGTACATCCCTGGAGAAGAGAGCAGGCCTCAGGTCCTCGAAGAGGACCAGCAGTCAGTCGACTCAGCTAAGAAGATCTTTTCTACCTTTGGAAAGGACAATGACGAGGAATGCGGCAGTTCGCTGCTGTCAGAAATGAACAACGTCTTCCAGCGTCTCCTGCCAGCTTCCTACGCTGAGGTCAGCGAGCTTGAAGGATGCGGCGGGTTGCCCACTTCCTCCATCGGCATGGAGATCAGAAAGGGCTTCCTGCCGGGTAAGGCATCGTCTACAGGCCCCGCCTACCCacagggtgttgctgtgtgggCAGCCAACACTCACTTTCAGAATCCTGGAGGTGCCGTGATGAGCGGACATGGCTCGACCAATCACGCGGCGTCGCAGGCGCATTTAAAATGGCTGCCTGCGATGGAGGAGATCCCAGAGAACTATGAAGAGGATGACATAGAGAGTGTGCTCAGCCAGCGGCAGGGAAAACGCAATGACACGAGACACGAAGTTGTCGACGCTAGCGAACTGGTTGCCGAAATTAACAAATTGCTTCAGGATGTACGCCAGAGCTAA